Genomic window (Vigna radiata var. radiata cultivar VC1973A chromosome 1, Vradiata_ver6, whole genome shotgun sequence):
agtaaaaaataaataaagataatatcaaatgaatgtaaaaaatttagttgTCTCAAAGAATCATTTCTGATTACTGAACCATGTGCACTCTACCCCACTGACTAGAAcgttttcttttatcaatttgtCTTGCAGTATTAGTTTGCACAAGGGTTGCTTTCTCCTTTATTAGAGCTCTTTTAATCTGTTACAACTTTAGCCATAATATAGTAAAAGTAAGCAAGTACACGCAACTCTATTAGATAAATAGTTGTAAACCATTTATATATGTGAAACTCTGCAACAtctttttaatatgattatgGCCCATCGAATATTTTTGGACAAATTTAGTGGATGAAAAGTTATGACTGGCTGTCTTTGTAATGGatgttttatataataacaCTCTTCCATAAATCCTAGTCCAAAAAAATGTTGTTCTCCCACTGTTTAACTCGTTAACTTGTTTTCTTATTATCTTACTGTACGATAAAAGAATAATTGAAAATCACGATATTAACTATTATAACTTCTATCACAATTACagtatataaaaattcatattatcTACCATTCATTATTTTACCTACTTATAAAAAAACTGTCCTGAAAACCCCCATATCAAGgtgtaaaatcattttttatccCTGCCCAGTGTcatttttctgtagttttcctACAAAACACGTCATGTAAACATGTTTTCAGTTCATTTCTGTTACCTTTACCTATCTACTACAAAACCAATGGTAAGATTTTTCTGTCTCCCATGATTTGACCTTTTGTCCAGTAAAAAGGCAATGTGAAACCAAGTCTGCATAACCATGTATCATATTCTGGAGAGAAAATTACATAACTAATGAGAAAATATTCCAGGCAAAGATACCATAAAAGATTTTACACTATTAATCATCTAAGAGCATATAAATCTTAAAAGTTGTACTCAGGAAaatctgtgattgattgaaGGTATAATTGTTTAAACTGTAACTAAATTTGCTGATTGTAACACCGATAACAATCATCTACATGCATTTATTGCAGGGTCTGGTGTGTATGGCCACCTATCTGATACATGGTTAGGAAGAAAAAGAACAGTGCAACTTTCCTGCATCTTAACCTCCATCACTGCCTTTGCCACCTCTCTGTCTCCAGACATTTGGACCTATGCCTTCTTCCGGTTCACCAATGGCTTTGCAAGGTCAGGAATTGGCATATGCTGTCTTGTGCTCACCACAGAATCAGTAGGCCGCAAGTGGCGTGGCCAAGTAGGCCAATacggtttctttttctttacagTAGGCTTCCTCACACTCCCCCTTGTGGCCTATCCAACCAGAACACATTGGAGGAGCTTGTACAAAGTCTTGTCCCTTCTTCCACTAGCATATGCTGTCCTACTCCTACCTTTAGTCTCAGAATCCCCACGTTGGCTCCTCATAAAAGGGAGAACCAAAGAGGCCCTTCAGGTTTTGGACAGGTTTGCAAGACTCAATGGGAAGCAAAAACTCCCCAGCAACCTCTCTTTAACCGACCCTACTGGATCATCAAATGCTGCACCATGCACCACCAGTGAAGGTGCTGAAATAACTCCAAACAATAGAGAGAAACTTTGGACCACAAAATGGGCAGCCATAAGAATGATCACTGTTATGTTAGCTGGCTTTGGAGTTGGCTTTGTTTACTATGGAGTTCAACTCAATGTAGAAAACTTGAACTTCAACCTTTATGTCTCAGTAGCAATCAATGCAGTGATGGAGATTCCTGCTGTGGTGATTGGAACCTTCCTCCTGGGGTTTACCAACAGACGTTTGCTGTTATCTGTGTCTTCTTACATAGCTGCAGTGTCCTCCATCCTATGCACATTTTTTTCACACAAAGGAGGAACGTCAAAAGTGCAGAACAATCATGGAGGAGGTAGTTGGGGCCAGTTGATCATTGAAGGAATAGGATTCATGGGGGCTTCCACAACATTTGATATTTTGTACATATATTGTGTGGAACTTTTTCCTACCAATGTTAGGAACTTTGCTGTGTCAATGTTGCGGCAGGCCATAATGTTGGGGGCTTCTGTGGCCCCTTTGCTGGTTGTGTTGGGCCGTTTGAGtccctctctttcttttcttgtgttTGGAGGCTTTGCAATTTCTAGTGGAGTTTTGAGCATGTGGCTACCTGAGACAAGAAATGCTCCTCTCTATGAGACTCTGAAACAgcaagaggaggaagagaaacACAGTTGGATCTCTCATAATGATGGTGCCCTTGAGCTAggaaaataattcatcaaaagGGTCTTCTTCatgttaatttatatacacTCTTAATCTAAAGTATTTTTGTGCAGGTAGCTATCTGATAAGATTTAACCATTTTATCATCATGTGATGATGATAAGGTAAAGTCTTGTCtgataatgtataaaaatactttatattgaaaatgtATATAAGTTAAACTCTTGCAGAAATAGGGTAGTGGGggaaatcaaaatcacaatGAAACTGCTTGATTATCACAAGAGTAGCATCTTAATCTCATATCAGTAATGTATTTTTGCTTCTTGTACTGTCAAAGATGCAGAATATAAGACCATCCATCTGTTTGTGTAGTATCATGAGATGTGTTTGAATATTGTGATTTGCACACACTTTAACActtatcacattttttattatgtcttccaatcaatcaattttgttattttaaaatattgggCAAATTATATAAGTTTGGTCTAATTTCTTGATTCAGTAAGTGACTGATACGATTATTTATACATTCGAACAAACTTAGCAGTAAACGTTAAtggttaaagaaaaagaaaggaggtACAAGAGAGAAAGTATTATATATGATGAtcttattttgataatttttttaataaatttttttgataagtggtatgtttgaatttatgtttaaaaattttctttttaatgagaaaaattaattaaggaaatagataaaataatttaaaaaataaattattgacaaCTAACACATTTGTATTTAAAgattacttaaataataaaatttaagtataacTCTGAAAATAGTTTAGTAGGCCAGTTTCTtctctacttatatattatgatttaacttaatttttaatcataagATTAGATACATATTGAAGATATTAAAGGTGAGGATTGAGAGAATTCAATATAGATGATACAAAAAATGTCAAATactttattatgtatataaaaagatttaatgtgtattcctttcatttcttttatttattatttattatttagcatgttttcactctttttcttttttttttaatcttttatatctttttcacCTTAAAATCAAGGCCTAAGTCATTGTTTAGACAAAATTTATgggagaaaaaataaaacaaaaaaagtaaattatttgaattaagagagagaaatgaaaattttagaagtGATTATGATTGATTTAGAAATAACTTGTGTGTGGATTATAACTTTGTTGGTTATCTAGTATTTCTACTTTAGTTAGAATTATAAATGATGTATCTTTCTTTGTAGAAGAGTTTGTTAGAATTAATAGTATGTTCTGATTggcaataaaaacaaataataaaagaaagaaaatatgttgtTATAAgagaatcaaatatataaacgaAAATCGAATAGAATAACGTTAATTGGATTACGTAATTATATTGTAAACCATATATATGACATTTGATAAACACGAAATTTAGGTGAATCAAACCATacgaaaatatattttaacataaataatgataattagataacattttttataatatttaaatatcatttatatattattatgtaattggTTCAGTGAAACATCAAAACACAGCTAAAAGTTCTTCATAATGCGATCACACTCAACCAAATCCCACTGAAACAGTATTCTTCACCCAAATAACAACTATGTGGAAACAAATACCTAAACATGAAGAAGATCACAGAATCAAGACAAAACCAAATCTcaacaaatcaaataattatatgaaagtCCAAAACTAGCATATCACTTAtcataaattttagaaaatagaatattttttggTGAAGATTGTTACAGTGTCACACTGTACTCCAGAATTTTGAGTTAATGCTTTTGACTATTTGTTGTTGCTATTGGACTGCGACACTCGAGATTTTCTCACTCCTCTTCCTTTGGTCCCACTCTTTCTATCAATcgcttttcttttttatcatcaCTCACATAAACATACATAACTTTCTTTCAAATCAACTTCCTCTGCGCTTCTAGAGCTGCATTTCAACCCTTCATCCTGCACTTCTCACAGTGAGTTTCTTCTTCTGTTCTTCTTCCACTGATTTTGTCTATCAATTCTGCTACAGTTCTTGGATTTGTCTTTACCattgtttgttttataattttaaaagttcattATTATGtcctgcttttttttttctgggatATTAGCAGAGTACTATGTGACTATGAACGTGATTCTTGAGGGGCCATGAGATTGCCGCTTGCTGCATTGTTTAACAATGTATCTGCTCTTTAATGGGTGTGTTTCAGTTTTCAAATTTGGTGACGAATGTTAAAAAGTTTTCGACTTTTTCTCTCCCTCTTCCTCTGTTTTTCTCTGCCAttaaaacagaatatgaaaaaaaaaacaataatgtaGTTCATggtttttttgttattcttcTGTTGTTGGTTCCTGAATCTTTACATATGTGTTCTTTGAGGTCGTCACGTCGGTCACATTATCTTCATTGATTCCCGGTTTAGCTACAGAATTTGAAGACTTATAAAAAATAGGAAATTTCCCTTTTAGAATCTCAGAATTCTCAGGTTTAAAATCCCTCGGGATTTGGGCTATTTGCTATATTCTGAATGTTCAGATTGCACCCTTCctcatattttaaacaatttggCTTTGTGCAGTGTGAAGTTTTGCAATACTTTATTAGTAATTAGTTGCTCTGAATTGTCTATGGAGATCTGCGCTTGTTtatgtgtttgtgttgtgtttacCTTCTTAATTTCAATATTCATACCTTCTTAATTTCTGTAtgctttttttgtttttcttttgttctgtGCCTTGTTCATCCTTCTTAAATTCAAAGGACCCTCTATTTCTGGCAGCAGGCCTTTTCCAAAGATTCTGTTGTTGTTTTGATCCAATGTGTTATGATTGCACTGCATAGGGGGGCTTGAAGCAAGGATATTGATGGTGAGGGACCCCAACATGGGCAAGGAAAAGGTGATTTCAAATTTCACATTGCTTCACTCATCATCCACTAAAGGGTCCAAGGACAAGAGCATCCTCAGCAATAACATGCCCTCCTGGCTTCTCACCAACATTTCTGGTATGCATTAATTTTACCCTACTCTACCAACAAAACCAGACTTTCTTTAACCAAGTAAAACTCAACGTTGCAACTCCCATCTCTTTGTTTTTTGTCTGTTTTGTTACCAAGTACCCTTTAACTTAATAATGGAATGTGTATCAATTAATAGTTGTATACTAATATTAATACTAGTGAAGGCGGCTTTTACAACATAAtgctgtaatttattttcagaATTATGGATATGTGTAAAACTTTAAAAGTTACTGATGTGAGTAATACTTTGATGTAGTacttctatttttactttttttaattatgttggaATATCTATATaagcttttttaatttagattcaCTGTAATGTACCACAAATTATTCATATGGGAACTCTCCtattaagttttaaaagcaAATTGAATCATTCTGGTGCGAAAAACCCTAATAAATGAAGGAAATAAGAAGAAATct
Coding sequences:
- the LOC106774067 gene encoding organic cation/carnitine transporter 1 isoform X2: MMEEEQTLVKGGTNLEGSEAKLELTVDEVVEEYVGSLGFSQLVHVLLVSLAWIFDAQSTLVTIFTDAQPPWRCKSGLCRGYNNSSSNTGSVCELVSGTWEWVGGHTSSTIAEWNLVCDRRFLAALPASVYFLGSLIGSGVYGHLSDTWLGRKRTVQLSCILTSITAFATSLSPDIWTYAFFRFTNGFARSGIGICCLVLTTESVGRKWRGQVGQYGFFFFTVGFLTLPLVAYPTRTHWRSLYKVLSLLPLAYAVLLLPLVSESPRWLLIKGRTKEALQVLDRFARLNGKQKLPSNLSLTDPTGSSNAAPCTTSEGAEITPNNREKLWTTKWAAIRMITVMLAGFGVGFVYYGVQLNVENLNFNLYVSVAINAVMEIPAVVIGTFLLGFTNRRLLLSVSSYIAAVSSILCTFFSHKGGTSKVQNNHGGGSWGQLIIEGIGFMGASTTFDILYIYCVELFPTNVRNFAVSMLRQAIMLGASVAPLLVVLGRLSPSLSFLVFGGFAISSGVLSMWLPETRNAPLYETLKQQEEEEKHSWISHNDGALELGK
- the LOC106774067 gene encoding organic cation/carnitine transporter 1 isoform X1, whose amino-acid sequence is MNISQNKVTNSPQQFKYARHMFVSWPRYQPFFQYLRTACQFSSSAHPNFHSFHSKGTMMEEEQTLVKGGTNLEGSEAKLELTVDEVVEEYVGSLGFSQLVHVLLVSLAWIFDAQSTLVTIFTDAQPPWRCKSGLCRGYNNSSSNTGSVCELVSGTWEWVGGHTSSTIAEWNLVCDRRFLAALPASVYFLGSLIGSGVYGHLSDTWLGRKRTVQLSCILTSITAFATSLSPDIWTYAFFRFTNGFARSGIGICCLVLTTESVGRKWRGQVGQYGFFFFTVGFLTLPLVAYPTRTHWRSLYKVLSLLPLAYAVLLLPLVSESPRWLLIKGRTKEALQVLDRFARLNGKQKLPSNLSLTDPTGSSNAAPCTTSEGAEITPNNREKLWTTKWAAIRMITVMLAGFGVGFVYYGVQLNVENLNFNLYVSVAINAVMEIPAVVIGTFLLGFTNRRLLLSVSSYIAAVSSILCTFFSHKGGTSKVQNNHGGGSWGQLIIEGIGFMGASTTFDILYIYCVELFPTNVRNFAVSMLRQAIMLGASVAPLLVVLGRLSPSLSFLVFGGFAISSGVLSMWLPETRNAPLYETLKQQEEEEKHSWISHNDGALELGK